A window of the Henckelia pumila isolate YLH828 chromosome 3, ASM3356847v2, whole genome shotgun sequence genome harbors these coding sequences:
- the LOC140888103 gene encoding histidine--tRNA ligase, chloroplastic/mitochondrial: MRAIPSTSFLSHHHPAAVLRSIRHRIPLFPRSFSFTPIVRAQSASASSAELDIARTGRSASIASPPSNLNTAQKIDVNPPKGTRDFPPEEMRLRNWLFQNFREVSQSFGFEEIDFPVLESEALFIRKAGEEIKDQLYSFEDRGNRRVALRPELTPSLARLVIQKGKSVSLPLKWFTIGQCWRYERMTRGRRREHYQWNMDIIGVTDVTAEAELISSIVTFFKRIGITASDIGFKVSSRKVLQEVLRRYSIPESSFGRVCVVIDKIEKIPLDDIKKELRSTELSDEVIEELLQILSVKSLPNLEEKLGDSVEAIAELKTLFSLAESYGFSEWIQFDASVVRGLAYYTGIVFEGFDREGKLRAICGGGRYDRLLSTFGGDDIPACGFGFGDAVIIELLKERQLLPELNLQVENIICSLDPDLQGAASAVAAKLREKGQSVDLVLENKPLKWVFKRAARINARRLVLVGNDEWQKGMVKVKILASGEQYEVKVDDLE; the protein is encoded by the exons ATGCGTGCTATTCCCAGCACTTCCTTCCTCAGCCACCACCACCCGGCCGCCGTCCTCCGTTCCATCCGCCACCGCATCCCGCTCTTTCCTCGATCCTTTTCATTCACTCCTATTGTCAGAGCCCAGTCAGCTTCCGCATCATCAGCAGAATTGGATATTGCTCGAACCGGCCGCTCCGCTTCAATTGCTTCCCCTCCTTCCAACTTGAATACTGCGCAGAAAATTGATGTCAACCCACCAAAAGGGACCCGGGATTTTCCCCCCGAAGAAATGCGGCTCCGCAATTGGCTTTTTCAAAACTTCAGAGAG GTTTCACAATCATTTGGCTTCGAAGAGATTGATTTTCCGGTTCTAGAATCAGAAGCATTGTTCATAAGGAAAGCTGGGGAAGAGATCAAAGACCAG CTTTACAGCTTTGAAGATCGTGGAAATCGCAGAGTTGCATTAAGACCTGAACTTACTCCTTCTTTGGCGAGGCTTGTGATACAGAAAGG AAAATCTGTTTCCCTTCCGCTAAAATGGTTTACTATTGGACAGTGCTGGCGGTATGAGCGAATGACTAGAGGTCGCCGTCGCGAGCATTATCAATGGAACATGGATATTATCGGTGTAACAGATGTTACA GCTGAAGCAGAGCTGATTTCTTCTATTGTCACCTTTTTCAAGCGCATTGGTATCACAGCATCAGATATTGGGTTTAAAGTTTCAAGTCGAAAG GTTTTGCAAGAAGTACTGAGACGTTATTCCATACCAGAAAGTTCTTTTGGTAGGGTTTGTGTAGTTATAGATAAG ATTGAAAAGATTCCACTTGATGATATCAAGAAGGAGTTGAGATCTACTGAGCTATCAGATGAGGTTATTGAGGAGCTATTGCAAATCCTCTCAGTaaaatctttgccaaatttggaAG AGAAACTTGGGGATTCAGTGGAAGCAATTGCTGAACTGAAGACACTATTTTCACTTGCTGAGAGCTATGGTTTCTCTGAGTGGATTCAATTTGATGCGTCCGTTGTACGTGGTTTGGCCTACTATACTGGAATTGTTTTTGAg GGATTTGATCGAGAAGGAAAGTTGCGAGCAATTTGTGGTGGTGGCCGATATGATAGATTGCTCTCAACCTTTGGAGGTGATGACATTCCAGCATGTGGCTTTGGTTTCGGAGATGCTGTTATAATAGAA CTGCTTAAGGAGAGGCAACTTCTACCGGAACTTAACCTCCAGGTAGAAAACATCATCTGTTCGTTGGATCCGGATCTGCAAGGTGCAGCATCTGCAGTTGCTGCTAAACTCAGGGAAAAGGGTCAAAGCGTCGACTTGGTCTTGGAAAATAAACCTCTGAAATG GGTATTTAAAAGGGCAGCACGCATAAATGCTCGAAGGCTTGTACTAGTAGGGAATGATGAGTGGCAAAAGGGCATGGTTAAAGTCAAGATTCTTGCATCTGGGGAACAGTATGAGGTCAAAGTCGACGATCTTGAGTGA